CAATCTAGCTTTCTTTTCAGGGTTTCATAGACATGGAGCACTTCGAAATCCATTAGATAGCTTTACTGCTAATTTTTGTCATCCTGATGCTATGAATGCAATGTTAGGTGCAAAGCTATTAAATAAAATTTCACCAAATATTCAAGTTTCTGCAGGTATACATAATGTTGAAGGTCAATATATAAAAGCTGCTAAAAATATATCTTCAATTTTTGCTGGTTTCGGTCATACTTTTCATAAGAATAATCCTGGCTTACTACCGACTTTATTAACTTTATTATTAGATCAATGTCTAGATCAGGCCGCCTACGTTTCAATGAGTCGATCAGATAGAGAGGATTTATATACTAAACAACCTTTCCCTATTACTGAACTTGGATATGGTGTCCAAAGTATAGTGGCATCCTTCCTGAAAGATGGAGATTTTGTTCAGGTAAGAGACCATACTTTTAGTCAGTTGACAGCTATGGTTGCCGATGTTAGAGGGAGCATGATGTTACCTGTAAGTGGTAACCCAACAAGGAATTTCCAAGCGGGTGAAGTCCTCGCTAAAAAAATGATTGATTATAAAAGATGTCCAAAAGGGGTAGATGAATTTATAGAATGGTGCGAAAAATCTGGTCTAAAACGAGGAGCTTTAGAAGGAATAAATTCGTTAAATTATTGGCCATATATCTTGAGAAGATATTCAATACCTTTGAATAATTCTTCAATGATAAATCTTTTATATATGTGTATTATGGGTCCAAACAGAATTAAAAAAGACGTTTATAGTGTTATGACCACTAGTCGTGAACTAGCAAATTATTGTCAAGACTCTGTCAAGTCAATTCATAGTAAAAAAATATCTTATTCGCTAAATAATATTCATTTACAAAGTTCTATTGATTTTTTAACAAATTCATTAACTGATAAAGATCGATCGTTTTCTGAATTGAATGAGATTGATTTTGATAATCCATTAGAATTAGAAGATAAGCCTATTTATAATAAAGTTATAGATTTTATAGAAACTTATATATTAGAATCTAATAAATAAAATAAACCCTATGGATTATGAAAAAGTTAAGTATATTACAAAACAATTTTTTAATAAGAGTGAAGTTTTAAAGATAGATTTAATAGATTCTGGTCTTATTAATAAGACGTATATAATTGAACATTTAATTTATGAAGAAAAGTCTAGATTTGTTTTACAGTGTCTTAGTAATATATTTGAATCCATTGATAGTGTTAATTATAATCATAAATTAATAACAGATCATATTGAGAAAGAAATAAAAATAAATTATCTTAATCTCTTCAATCTTAGATGGGAGGTTCCAAGTTTAATTAGGTGCAAATCTAACAATCTTTTTTTGTTTCCTTATGGTTCTGAATTTTGGCGAGCAATGGTATATATAGATAATACTTTTAGCCTTGATTCTTTAGAAGATAATATTATGGCTTATCAAACAGGCCTTGGTCTTGCAAAGTTTCATCTAACCTCTTCCAATCTAGATTTCAGAAAGTTAAAAAATAGTATAAAAGACTTTCATAATACGAAGAAATATATAGACCAATTTAATCAGATTCTAAAGGACTATGATTTTGTAAAATTAGATAATAATGTTAATCAAAGGGTTCGAAATTTGATTTTTAGTTTATCTAAGCACATTGCATATGTTAACTCTATATTAGAATCTTTAAATCAAAAAAGTATAGAAAATAGTGTTATACATGGTGATCCTAAACTGAGTAATTTTCTTTTTGATATTCAATATAAATATGTTGTTTCTTTGATTGACCTAGATACTGTGTCTTCTGGTTATTTACTTACGGATTTGGCTGATTGTATTCGTTCGATTTGTAATAAAGCAGGGGAAGAACCAGATAATATAGATAGTGTTCATTTTGATGTTAACTTTTGCAAGCATTTTCTCAATGGCTATTTCTCAATAGAAAACCAAAAGTGTGATTACTGTTTTGGTTTCCTTCCCGAATTCATTTATCTCATAATAGTCGAATTAACTATTAGATTCCTGAATGACTATTTACAATCAAATAGGTACTTCAAAATCAAATATCATACTGAGAATCTATATAGAGCAGAGGTTCAAAACCGTTTACTTACTAGTTTCCTTACCCAAATTCCTAAGCTGTCAAATTCACTTCATGAAATTGGGATTTTTTCAAACCCAACTTTTGTCTCAGATGTACAAAAAATTGTTTAGGGTTTTCATAACTACCAACTTGTCACTAGAGTGAATTTGATATTTATTTTTTCTTGTGGCAAAGGAATTAACCCATAGGGCCGATGAGCTTAAACAATTAGGTTGGAATCAAGACGATTTGTACAAATATATTGAGTTATGGGATTACAGGCAAAGGTGGGGCTCAATAAATTTAGAGAGAGAAGATAGATTGTTCCTAAGAAAAGCAGAATCTTTGTTGCCTGAAATTTCTAAAAATAAAGCTTCAGTTAAAAAACCTCTCAAGGAAAAGTCATATTATTGCTGGATTCAGTTTTTTCTGAATGAAATGAATAATTTCGAGTCAAATGAAAATTTAGAGGATGGTATGAGAGGAGTTTGGCCTATTTTTTTAGAGGAAGAACTTCGCGTTATTGATTATTTTGAACCAGTTCTAGGCTTGCCGGATACGATTAAAGCTAAATTAATTGGTCCTATTAGAGAGGACTTAGTTAAAACAGCTTTGGAGATCTATAAAGAATCAGTAATTACAAAGCAATTTGATTTCCAAGGGGCTTTGGCTAATTCGAAATCAAGTGGAGAAAACTCTAGTTGGCGATCTCTCAGAGATAGTGATTATGAAACCAATCAAGACTACCCAATTATTGATAAAGCAAACGTTCTAGAATTCCGTAAAAAAGTTAATGAAAAGCTTTTAACATTCATAAAAGAAAATTTGCCATCTTTAGTTGAGTCAGATAAATCTTTACCTCCTAATGATTGGATAAATTAAGTAGCCAATTCTCGACTTATGTGGCTAAAAAGAAAATAGAGATAATTAATTTTTTGACTTCCCAACGTTTTGAAACTCTTCAATTACATGCAGGCCAAGTACCAGATCCTGCCACCAACTCTAGGGCGGTCCCTATTTATCAGACAAGTTCATATGTTTTTAACGATGTAGATCATGGGGCGAACTTATTTGGCTTGAAGGAATTTGGAAATATCTATACTCGCTTGATGAATCCTACAACGGATGTTTTTGAAAAAAGAATTGCGGCTCTTGAAGGAGGAGTAGCTGCTTTGGCTACAGCATCAGGACAGTCTGCACAATTTATTGCGATTACCAACTTTCTAACTGCTGGAGATAGCTTTGTATCAACCTCTTTTTTGTATGGAGGCAGCTATAACCAATTCAAAGTTCAATTTCCACGTTTAGGAATCAATGTAAAGTTTGCTGATGGTGATGATGCAGATAGCTTTGAACAACAAATTGATTCATCTACAAAAGCAATTTATGTAGAATCCATGGGGAATCCTAGGTTTAATATCCCTGATTTTGATGGACTCTCGAAATTAGCCAAATCGAAAAATATCCCTTTAATTGTCGATAATACTCTTGGCGCTGCTGGAGCTTTGATTCGTCCTATTGAGCATGGTGCCGATGTAGTTGTTCAAAGCGCTACAAAATGGATAGGAGGTCATGGCACTAGTCTTGGAGGGGTAATTGTTGATGCAGGAACTTTTGACTGGGGAAATGGAAAATATCCTTTAATGAGTCAACCCAGCGCTGCTTATCATGGTTTAGTTCATTGGGATGCTTTTGGATTTGGCAGTGATATTTGTGGAATGCTTGGAGTCCCTGCAGATCGAAATATTGCTTTTGCTTTAAGAGCTAGGCTAGAGGGGTTAAGAGATTGGGGCCCAGCAATTAGTCCATTTAATTCATTTTTATTACTTCAAGGATTAGAAACTTTAAGTTTAAGAATAGAAAGGCATTGCTCTAATGCTCTTTCATTAGCCAAATGGTTAGACGATCATTCAAAAGTTGATAATGTTAGTTATCCAGGATTACCTAAGGATAAATACAATTCAAGAGCCTCTTCGTTTATGACCAATAGAGGAAAAGGATCAATGTTGATTTTCTCTCTGAAAGGTGGCTTTGATGATGCTGTAACTTTTATAAACTCTTTGAAACTTTCTAGTCATCTAGCTAATGTAGGAGATGCGAAAACATTAGTAATTCATCCTGCTTCAACAACTCATCAACAGTTATCTCCCGAAGAACAGTTGTCGGCAGGTGTTACTCCGACCATGGTAAGAGTGTCTGTTGGTATAGAGCACATTGATGATATTTTAGAGGATTTTGAGCAGGCCCTAAATTTAATTTAATTTTCCAAGGAGGTATATAGATATGGCTTTAATACTTCCTCGTAGTTATCATAAAATTTCATCAATTGAAAAAAATCATATTTCATGGATTGAGCCTGAATTAGCAGAAAGGCAGGATATTAGACCTCTTCGGATTGGGATATTAAATATTATGCCTTTAGGAAAACAATATGAATTTAATTTATTGCACCCTTTAGGACTTTCACCTCTACAAATAGAACCTATATGGATAAGACTAAAATCCCATTCATATAGAACCTGGGATTTAGAACATCTAAAAAATTTATACGTTCATTGGGAGGAGGCGATGTCTCCAACGCCTCTAGATGGGTTGATAATTACTGGAGCACCTGTGGAGCATCTCCCATTTGAAGAAGTCAATTACTGGAAAGAATTAGTAAATTTAATTGAGGAAGCAAAATTAAAATGTGCAAGTACCCTAGGACTCTGTTGGGCTGGTTTTGCAATGGCATATATGGCTGGTGTTGAGAAAAATAATTTCAATAAAAAGCTTTTTGGTGTATATCCAATGAGAAGTCTTGTTCCTGGTCATTCTTTAATGGGAACACAAGATGATGAGTTCCTTTGCCCACAAAGTCGGCATGCTGGTTTACCTGATATTGAAATGGAAAAAGCTGAAAAGAAAGGCAAGCTAAGACTATTGGCTCACGGAGAAAAAGTAGGTTATACAATTTTTGAAACTCCAGACCAAAGGCAATTAATGCACTTAGGACATCCCGAATATAATGTTGATCGATTGAAATCAGAGATGGAAAGGGATAAGAAAAGAGGCGACGTACCGCCTCCTGAAAATTTTGATTTGAACAAATCAAATACTTCATGGAGATCACATAGAAACTTATTATTTCAACAATGGTTATGGTTCTGTTATCAACGCGTGAGCCTAAGTATTTAACTTTTCTTATATTTATTCTGATTTAAATTTCTTGCATAAAACAAATTTAATTATTCAAAGGTGGCATTACATTGCTTGGGTCATAAATGGCTTTAATTTCTCGTAATTTTGGAAGCCAATTTTTGAATGCTGATGATAATTCTTTTTCGTGCCACTCTAAATGTGGATGTATTTGCGCAAGATGCACGCCAGGGCATATGAACTCTAGATTATTCCAACACTCCTTCATCCATTCAAGGGATCTTTTTCTCTTCGTTTGATCGTTAGCTTCCCAAGCCCCATTAATCCAAGGTTTCCATATCGCATCACGATGAATAAATGAAGTATCAAGATCATTTAAATTTGTTACCCCCCCTAATTGTTGAGAAGCTACATAACAATATTTGTTAGGTCTTTTATTGATTAAATCTTTAAGGATTTTTAAAACTTGTGAATTACTCTCTTGCCATGCAGGGCCAAGTAAACCAAGAACTTCCGAATGGTGTGAATTATTATTTTTATTGTTTCCTAAGCTTAAGTTTGGTAAAGAGTTCATATCGTTGAATTTATTAATGATTCGATTCCGCGAGAAAGGCAGTCTTTCTAATAAATTAATCAAGATTGACTCATCACCAGTATCTTTAACTTCACCAATTGCATGAGCAAAAATATCTTCTCCACATATCCATTGAAAGCTAAGTGAGTTAGGCCAGCTTTCTGCTTGATTAATGCATTCAGATAGCTGAGAAAATGTAAGATTCGCTGTCCAACTTATTAGTGGTCTTAGTGGCTGAGTTTTTAACTTTACTTTTGTGATTATGCCAAGAAATATAGCTGCACCGCAAAGGGCTTTCCATTCAGAAGTTGATTCTTCTTTTGTATTTGGTCGTAATAAATGAAATTCTTTTCCGTTACCCCAAAAACCTTTAATTTCAATTATTTGATCAATTGCTAGCCCTCTGCTTTTACTAAGTGGACTTATTCCACCGGTCAAGATATATCCCATTCCTGTCTTCCCTGACAAACCAATTGGAAAACTTCTTTGATGCTTTTTTAAAAAAGATGATAACTCTCCCATCGTTACACCAGCTTCAATCTCTACATGCTTTTTGTCTAAATCGAAAGATATGTTTTGGTAGTTTTTTCTCAGGTCTAAAATCAAATGTTTATCTGCGGCTGCTCTACTTGTAGTTCCTCCACTAGATACTAAAAATGGTTTGTAAGTTTGTTGGGATGATTTGAGTAATTGGAATAATTCTGTGTTGACAGTTTCGAAAACCCCAAGGACATCACTATCATTGGAATTTTGATTTATTAGTGACAGTGAATTTTTAATAATTTGCTCCTTTTACTATAATGAATTTCTTAAGTTGATATTTTATAAAACTTTCTTCAATTAAAGTAGATTATTGGCTAAAAGTATTTTGATTTCTTCGGCATCAATCAATTATCAATATCCATCTAATATTGGAATTGTTTTATGCGGACATGGGAGTAGAGATACTAGAGCAGTAGAGGAGTTTATAAATGTAGTAAATAAAATAAAATCTAGAGTACCCAATATTCCACTTGCATTCGGATTCCTAGAATTCAATCGACCAATAATCAGTGAGGCCTTAGACGAACTTAGAAATAAGAAAGTAGAGAGAGTAATTGCTTTACCCGCTATGTTATTTGCTGCGGGACATACTAAAAATGACATCCCTGCGCTTTTGAATAAATACTCTGCTGGAAATGGACTTCCCATTCAATATGGCAGGGAGCTTGGCATAAATTCTTTAATGATTGGTGCAGCAGGAGCAAGAATCAAAGAAATAATTGATAGTAATCCAGCATTTCCTCTTTCAGAAACATTACTTGTTGTAGCAGGTAGGGGATCGTCAGATCCAGATGCTAATTCAAATGTTTGTAAGATTACAAGGATGCTTGTTGAGGGATTTGGTTTTGGATGGGGAGAAACCGTTTTTTCAGGAGTAACCTTCCCTCTCGTTGAGCCTGGCCTAAGAAATGCTCTTAAATTAGGCTTCAAAAGAGTGATTATCTTACCTTATTTTCTTTTCTCTGGAGTTTTGGTAAGTCGTGTTAGGAATCATTCTATGAAAGTTGCAAATGATAATCCTGATGTGAATTTTTTACACGCAGGTTACTTATCAGACCAAGATTTAGTTATTGATACTTTTATGGAAAGAATTCAAGAAGTTTTTCATGGAGAGAATTTTATGAATTGTGCTTTATGTAAATATCGCTCTAATTTATTAGGTTTTGAAAGTGAGGTTGGATATGAGCAGATCAGTCACCATAATCATGTAGAAGGTTGTCTAGATATTTGCGCAGAAAATAATGCACACGAACACTCTCATGAACATTTTCCTTATCCACATGCTGAGCATCCTTTAGGACCTGTCACGCTTCGCTCTTTAAATAAAAGCCAAATATAAAAAAAATAGGTTTAAATTAAAGAATCATTTGTCTCTTTCTTGCATGCGACGCAAGGGACTCGTTATTTATACATTTTTTTAATGTTTAGTTTCCGCTCTTTTCCCCAGGTGATTTCCACAACTGGTGAAGAGTTTTCCACTACAAAAAACTAAAAACCTAGTTTTCGTGAAGGGCTTGTGGGATTCAATAGATTTTTTAATAGTAATTTACACTTATATACGTTAGTAGAACAAAATCATTCTCTTTGAGATGCTTCCTCCAAAACTCAAGTTATAGAATGAGTCTAGTTCTGTCTCAGATTCTTGGTAAAGCTTTTCTTTATCTTTGACGTTTTATTGAAAATTTAAGATCCTTATCTCATAGATTTCGAACTTTTAAAAAAGGAAATGGAGCTTAATCAAATTGAAACTCGTTTTGATG
The sequence above is drawn from the Prochlorococcus marinus str. MIT 1013 genome and encodes:
- a CDS encoding homoserine O-succinyltransferase, which codes for MALILPRSYHKISSIEKNHISWIEPELAERQDIRPLRIGILNIMPLGKQYEFNLLHPLGLSPLQIEPIWIRLKSHSYRTWDLEHLKNLYVHWEEAMSPTPLDGLIITGAPVEHLPFEEVNYWKELVNLIEEAKLKCASTLGLCWAGFAMAYMAGVEKNNFNKKLFGVYPMRSLVPGHSLMGTQDDEFLCPQSRHAGLPDIEMEKAEKKGKLRLLAHGEKVGYTIFETPDQRQLMHLGHPEYNVDRLKSEMERDKKRGDVPPPENFDLNKSNTSWRSHRNLLFQQWLWFCYQRVSLSI
- a CDS encoding phosphotransferase enzyme family protein, which codes for MDYEKVKYITKQFFNKSEVLKIDLIDSGLINKTYIIEHLIYEEKSRFVLQCLSNIFESIDSVNYNHKLITDHIEKEIKINYLNLFNLRWEVPSLIRCKSNNLFLFPYGSEFWRAMVYIDNTFSLDSLEDNIMAYQTGLGLAKFHLTSSNLDFRKLKNSIKDFHNTKKYIDQFNQILKDYDFVKLDNNVNQRVRNLIFSLSKHIAYVNSILESLNQKSIENSVIHGDPKLSNFLFDIQYKYVVSLIDLDTVSSGYLLTDLADCIRSICNKAGEEPDNIDSVHFDVNFCKHFLNGYFSIENQKCDYCFGFLPEFIYLIIVELTIRFLNDYLQSNRYFKIKYHTENLYRAEVQNRLLTSFLTQIPKLSNSLHEIGIFSNPTFVSDVQKIV
- a CDS encoding O-acetylhomoserine aminocarboxypropyltransferase/cysteine synthase family protein encodes the protein MTSQRFETLQLHAGQVPDPATNSRAVPIYQTSSYVFNDVDHGANLFGLKEFGNIYTRLMNPTTDVFEKRIAALEGGVAALATASGQSAQFIAITNFLTAGDSFVSTSFLYGGSYNQFKVQFPRLGINVKFADGDDADSFEQQIDSSTKAIYVESMGNPRFNIPDFDGLSKLAKSKNIPLIVDNTLGAAGALIRPIEHGADVVVQSATKWIGGHGTSLGGVIVDAGTFDWGNGKYPLMSQPSAAYHGLVHWDAFGFGSDICGMLGVPADRNIAFALRARLEGLRDWGPAISPFNSFLLLQGLETLSLRIERHCSNALSLAKWLDDHSKVDNVSYPGLPKDKYNSRASSFMTNRGKGSMLIFSLKGGFDDAVTFINSLKLSSHLANVGDAKTLVIHPASTTHQQLSPEEQLSAGVTPTMVRVSVGIEHIDDILEDFEQALNLI
- a CDS encoding sirohydrochlorin chelatase; the protein is MISSASINYQYPSNIGIVLCGHGSRDTRAVEEFINVVNKIKSRVPNIPLAFGFLEFNRPIISEALDELRNKKVERVIALPAMLFAAGHTKNDIPALLNKYSAGNGLPIQYGRELGINSLMIGAAGARIKEIIDSNPAFPLSETLLVVAGRGSSDPDANSNVCKITRMLVEGFGFGWGETVFSGVTFPLVEPGLRNALKLGFKRVIILPYFLFSGVLVSRVRNHSMKVANDNPDVNFLHAGYLSDQDLVIDTFMERIQEVFHGENFMNCALCKYRSNLLGFESEVGYEQISHHNHVEGCLDICAENNAHEHSHEHFPYPHAEHPLGPVTLRSLNKSQI
- a CDS encoding FAD-binding protein, which encodes MIKNSLSLINQNSNDSDVLGVFETVNTELFQLLKSSQQTYKPFLVSSGGTTSRAAADKHLILDLRKNYQNISFDLDKKHVEIEAGVTMGELSSFLKKHQRSFPIGLSGKTGMGYILTGGISPLSKSRGLAIDQIIEIKGFWGNGKEFHLLRPNTKEESTSEWKALCGAAIFLGIITKVKLKTQPLRPLISWTANLTFSQLSECINQAESWPNSLSFQWICGEDIFAHAIGEVKDTGDESILINLLERLPFSRNRIINKFNDMNSLPNLSLGNNKNNNSHHSEVLGLLGPAWQESNSQVLKILKDLINKRPNKYCYVASQQLGGVTNLNDLDTSFIHRDAIWKPWINGAWEANDQTKRKRSLEWMKECWNNLEFICPGVHLAQIHPHLEWHEKELSSAFKNWLPKLREIKAIYDPSNVMPPLNN